In one Methylocaldum szegediense genomic region, the following are encoded:
- a CDS encoding DUF58 domain-containing protein yields the protein MKMATFTLRERLSPHRFFRGEKATDAPITLRHRRIFIVPSRSGFGLALLLVIQWLAAINYGSNLAFILTFLLAAAAISSMLYSYRNLSGLIVTRGNASPVFAGDQALFELRLSNPDALPRYGVDVRIGNATPIRLDIPPKNTVLAPLRVRAEKRGWLELETVTISTLFPLGIFYAWSPINLKYRILVYPRPSRERLPFPRFSGARVDASAGSASDDFQGFRAYHAGDPLKRIHWKSLAKGLDPLIKQYSGGETETLRLSWSATEGTDTEARLSRLCRWVLDAEQARMRYSLDLPGIAIPAGHGASHCRKCLEALALFGS from the coding sequence ATGAAGATGGCAACGTTCACGCTCCGTGAACGCTTAAGCCCGCACCGCTTTTTCCGCGGCGAGAAAGCCACGGACGCACCCATCACCTTGCGTCATCGGCGCATTTTCATTGTTCCCAGTCGATCCGGTTTCGGCCTTGCGCTGCTGCTCGTCATCCAATGGCTCGCTGCCATCAATTACGGCAGCAACCTGGCATTCATCCTCACCTTCCTGCTCGCTGCTGCGGCGATTTCGTCGATGCTATATAGCTATCGAAATTTATCCGGACTGATTGTGACCCGAGGCAATGCCAGTCCGGTATTCGCCGGCGATCAGGCACTTTTCGAGCTCCGGTTGAGCAACCCCGATGCTTTGCCGCGCTATGGGGTCGACGTGAGAATCGGAAATGCGACTCCGATACGGTTGGACATACCGCCCAAAAACACCGTTTTGGCGCCTCTTCGTGTCCGAGCTGAAAAGCGCGGGTGGCTCGAACTCGAAACCGTAACCATCAGCACCTTGTTTCCGTTAGGAATCTTCTATGCCTGGTCACCGATCAATCTGAAATACAGGATTTTGGTTTACCCGAGACCCTCTCGGGAGCGGCTGCCCTTCCCGCGCTTCTCCGGCGCACGGGTCGATGCCTCCGCGGGCAGTGCTTCCGACGACTTCCAAGGATTTCGGGCTTATCACGCAGGTGATCCGCTCAAGCGTATTCATTGGAAAAGCCTGGCGAAAGGGCTCGATCCGCTTATCAAGCAATATTCAGGGGGAGAAACCGAGACGCTGCGTTTAAGCTGGTCGGCCACCGAAGGAACGGATACGGAAGCGCGCCTCAGTCGGCTTTGCCGTTGGGTGCTGGATGCGGAACAGGCGCGAATGCGCTACTCGCTCGATCTTCCGGGAATCGCCATACCGGCGGGTCATGGGGCGTCGCACTGCCGAAAATGTCTCGAGGCGCTGGCTCTTTTCGGCTCATGA
- a CDS encoding transglutaminase TgpA family protein, whose product MKISTPSFRPNRTQQNLLLFSVFFVAAPHLLNLGLGIVLYFSLMAAWRCASQYRPSLQPGRLLLFLLTVGGAALVYVDYHRFYGREAGSSLFLVGLGLKLLEMRTRRDVYLVVYLAFFVALTQYLFSQSVVLAIYTLAAVGLLISVLIGLNAGSVLSLKAQLKMAALLVAQASPIMVVLFIFFPRIAGPLWALPDDPNVAKTGLSDIIEPGSVSRLALSREPAFRVDFDGPIPPPEDRYWRGPVFWHTDGKRWTLLPKQGRNDIRPPQFVGTAYRYTITLEPHQNRWVFALDLPATFPPNLSLTRDYLLLAPQTIGERRQFTITSYPNYRTGELSPAERKLGLQLPDKPSKRIVRLVERWRRSSSAPHDIVNKALLHFREEPFVYTLNPPPISDKPVDTFLFETRRGFCEHYATAFVYLMRAAGIPARVVTGYQGGQWNPVGHFLEVRQADAHAWAEAWLPGKGWTRIDPTAAVAPYRIEQGMDLDRQWADSQGGLDAVERAMSDPALRFQDWYLRVRLVWSSIDHAWNQWVLSYNPEYQKRFWEALGIVDWRGLITWLAALLVFLAALLGLWLRPRQKPATIDPALKAYSRFLGKLAKRGVIKRPGEGPRDFALRAASEHSEAEEAIAAITALFLKIRYGRQAESSDIDRLRRRVKAFRI is encoded by the coding sequence ATGAAGATTAGCACGCCATCGTTCAGGCCGAACCGTACGCAGCAGAACCTGCTCTTGTTCAGCGTATTCTTCGTAGCAGCGCCGCATCTCCTCAATTTGGGCCTGGGAATCGTCCTTTACTTTTCTTTGATGGCGGCTTGGCGATGCGCTTCCCAGTATCGGCCCAGCTTGCAGCCCGGCCGCCTCCTACTCTTTCTGCTGACCGTCGGCGGAGCGGCCTTGGTTTACGTCGATTACCATCGTTTTTACGGACGCGAGGCCGGATCCAGCCTATTTCTCGTCGGCCTCGGACTCAAGTTGCTGGAAATGCGGACCCGACGCGATGTCTACCTAGTGGTCTATCTCGCGTTCTTTGTGGCCTTAACCCAGTACCTGTTTTCCCAGAGCGTCGTCTTGGCGATCTATACCCTGGCTGCCGTCGGTTTGCTCATCTCAGTGCTGATCGGATTAAACGCCGGCTCCGTTCTGTCTCTCAAAGCTCAGTTGAAAATGGCGGCGCTGTTGGTGGCACAAGCGTCGCCGATCATGGTGGTTCTGTTCATATTTTTCCCGCGTATCGCGGGGCCTTTATGGGCTCTTCCGGATGATCCGAACGTGGCGAAAACCGGCCTCAGCGACATCATCGAGCCGGGTAGCGTGAGCCGTCTCGCCTTATCGAGGGAGCCCGCCTTTCGCGTCGATTTCGACGGCCCCATTCCGCCACCCGAGGATCGCTATTGGCGGGGGCCGGTATTCTGGCATACCGACGGAAAACGCTGGACCCTGCTGCCCAAACAGGGGCGAAACGATATTCGACCGCCGCAATTCGTCGGAACGGCTTACCGTTACACGATCACTCTGGAGCCGCATCAAAACCGTTGGGTGTTCGCCTTGGACCTACCCGCAACGTTTCCTCCTAACCTCTCCCTAACGCGCGACTATCTGCTATTAGCACCGCAAACAATCGGCGAGCGCCGGCAATTCACGATCACGTCATATCCGAACTACCGAACCGGCGAACTTAGCCCGGCCGAACGCAAGCTAGGCCTACAATTACCGGATAAGCCGTCGAAACGCATTGTCCGACTAGTCGAGCGCTGGCGCAGGTCCTCGTCTGCTCCGCACGACATCGTGAACAAGGCGCTGCTTCATTTCCGAGAGGAGCCTTTTGTATACACACTCAATCCGCCACCGATTTCGGACAAACCCGTGGATACGTTCCTTTTCGAGACCCGCAGAGGCTTCTGTGAGCATTACGCCACGGCGTTCGTTTACCTCATGCGCGCCGCGGGAATTCCGGCCAGGGTGGTGACCGGGTATCAGGGAGGGCAGTGGAACCCAGTAGGCCATTTCCTGGAGGTGCGGCAAGCCGACGCCCATGCTTGGGCCGAAGCGTGGTTACCTGGGAAAGGCTGGACTCGTATCGATCCGACTGCCGCGGTGGCTCCGTACCGAATCGAGCAGGGTATGGATTTGGACCGACAGTGGGCGGACTCCCAAGGCGGTCTTGATGCCGTCGAACGAGCTATGTCCGATCCTGCTCTGAGGTTCCAAGACTGGTACCTTCGGGTCCGCCTTGTTTGGAGCAGTATCGATCACGCGTGGAACCAATGGGTACTAAGCTACAACCCGGAATATCAAAAGCGGTTCTGGGAAGCACTTGGCATCGTTGACTGGCGAGGGTTGATCACCTGGTTGGCGGCACTCTTGGTTTTTCTCGCCGCATTACTCGGACTTTGGCTCAGGCCTCGCCAAAAACCGGCAACAATCGATCCCGCTCTCAAGGCATACAGTCGTTTTCTCGGGAAATTGGCGAAACGCGGTGTGATCAAGCGGCCGGGTGAAGGACCCCGGGACTTCGCCCTGCGCGCCGCGTCTGAACATTCCGAGGCTGAGGAAGCCATCGCCGCGATTACCGCGCTCTTCCTCAAGATCCGCTACGGACGGCAAGCGGAGTCATCCGACATCGATCGGTTGCGGCGGCGCGTCAAAGCGTTTCGAATTTGA
- a CDS encoding NfeD family protein yields the protein MAFEVVFWHWWALGVFLLIVELLAPGIFFLWMAESAFVVGVVKLIVPALAWEYQLILFSVLSVVSIAVFRLFLKRHPIETDQPLLNQRAAQYVGRLFTLEHPIVNGQGRIRVDDSIWKVQGEDCEPGSKIRVVAADGVILKVEKAE from the coding sequence ATGGCATTCGAGGTCGTTTTTTGGCACTGGTGGGCGCTCGGTGTCTTCCTTCTCATCGTCGAACTCCTTGCTCCGGGGATATTCTTTTTGTGGATGGCCGAATCGGCTTTCGTGGTCGGTGTGGTCAAGCTGATCGTGCCTGCGCTGGCGTGGGAGTATCAGCTGATACTGTTCTCAGTGCTGTCGGTCGTCAGTATCGCGGTGTTCCGGCTATTTCTGAAAAGGCATCCGATCGAGACTGACCAACCTTTGCTGAATCAACGGGCTGCCCAATACGTAGGACGGCTTTTTACGCTCGAGCACCCAATCGTCAACGGTCAGGGTCGGATCCGTGTGGATGATTCCATCTGGAAGGTGCAAGGGGAGGACTGCGAACCGGGCAGCAAGATTAGGGTAGTGGCTGCGGACGGCGTAATTCTGAAGGTGGAAAAAGCGGAGTAG
- a CDS encoding SPFH domain-containing protein: MSAFSVFVLFLLVLSIVLVVLSVKFVPQGWEYTVQRFGKYTATLKPGLNVIVPIVDQIGARINMMEQVLDVPSQEVITKDNAMITVDGVVFFQVVNAAKAAYEVSDLNLAIMQLTMTNIRTVMGSMDLDELLSKRDEINARLLSVVDDATTPWGVKVTRIEIKDITPPQDLVDAMARQMKAERDKRAAVLEAEGLKQAAILRADGEKQAAILEAEGRKEAAFREAEARERLAQAEARATLMVSEAIGKGDVQAINYFVAQKYVEALQNLAAAENNKIILMPLEASSVIGALSGIGEITKEAFSKKAS; encoded by the coding sequence ATGAGCGCATTTAGTGTTTTCGTATTGTTTCTCTTGGTGCTGTCCATCGTTCTGGTTGTACTGAGTGTCAAGTTCGTTCCCCAAGGTTGGGAATACACGGTGCAGCGATTCGGAAAATACACGGCGACGCTTAAGCCCGGACTCAATGTCATCGTACCGATCGTCGATCAAATCGGCGCACGGATTAATATGATGGAGCAAGTCCTGGACGTACCATCGCAGGAGGTCATCACCAAGGACAATGCCATGATCACAGTGGATGGCGTTGTGTTCTTCCAGGTTGTGAATGCAGCTAAAGCAGCCTACGAAGTAAGCGATTTGAACCTCGCCATCATGCAGCTCACGATGACGAACATCCGTACCGTCATGGGGTCTATGGATCTCGACGAACTGTTGTCGAAGCGGGACGAAATTAACGCTCGCTTGCTCTCGGTGGTTGACGATGCGACCACGCCCTGGGGTGTCAAAGTAACGCGTATCGAGATCAAAGACATTACCCCTCCGCAGGATCTGGTAGACGCCATGGCGCGTCAGATGAAAGCGGAACGAGACAAGCGCGCGGCCGTGCTCGAGGCGGAAGGTCTCAAACAAGCAGCCATACTGCGCGCCGACGGCGAAAAACAAGCCGCCATTCTGGAAGCCGAAGGTCGAAAGGAGGCTGCATTCCGGGAGGCGGAAGCCCGCGAGCGCCTTGCCCAGGCGGAGGCACGAGCCACTTTGATGGTATCTGAAGCCATCGGCAAAGGCGACGTTCAGGCCATCAATTACTTCGTCGCTCAAAAATACGTCGAAGCCCTACAAAATCTGGCGGCCGCGGAAAACAACAAGATTATTCTCATGCCATTGGAGGCCTCCAGCGTGATCGGGGCTTTGAGCGGCATCGGCGAAATCACTAAAGAAGCGTTTTCGAAGAAGGCAAGCTAA
- a CDS encoding tetratricopeptide repeat protein, which produces MSDSTIDFDSDVLKRSHTIPVLVDFWAPWCAPCRALGPILERLAGKHSERFTLVKINTEELPEIAARYGIRSIPNVKLFVDGQVIDEFTGALPESMIEEWLNRVLPSPLRAKIRQAENEILAGHSDKAAALLEEVLAAEPGNAAAAVMLARLLLSSDHKRAAAMVAGIGPDSDVYPLAESIRTFSRLFEYTEQPETLPDAPVKTAYLSAIKHLKSADFERALSGFIDVVRKARHYDDDGARKACLAVFAFLGDDHDLTREYRGRLASALYV; this is translated from the coding sequence ATGTCTGACTCAACTATCGACTTTGACAGTGATGTACTTAAGCGCAGCCACACCATCCCGGTTCTGGTCGATTTCTGGGCCCCTTGGTGTGCGCCCTGCCGTGCTTTAGGTCCGATCTTGGAACGCCTTGCCGGAAAACATTCGGAGCGTTTCACCCTGGTCAAGATTAACACGGAGGAATTGCCGGAAATCGCCGCACGCTATGGGATTCGAAGCATCCCGAATGTCAAGCTTTTCGTCGATGGCCAAGTGATCGACGAGTTTACTGGTGCATTGCCGGAATCCATGATCGAGGAGTGGCTGAACCGCGTCCTGCCGAGTCCGCTTAGAGCAAAGATCAGGCAGGCGGAGAACGAGATATTGGCCGGCCACTCCGATAAAGCTGCCGCGCTTTTGGAAGAGGTACTTGCTGCCGAGCCGGGCAATGCCGCGGCAGCTGTCATGCTGGCTCGCCTGCTACTCTCATCCGACCATAAGAGAGCCGCGGCGATGGTTGCTGGGATTGGCCCCGATTCGGATGTTTATCCGCTGGCCGAAAGTATTCGTACTTTTTCCCGGTTGTTCGAGTATACCGAGCAGCCGGAAACCCTGCCCGACGCTCCCGTCAAGACAGCCTATCTCTCCGCGATTAAGCACTTGAAGAGTGCCGATTTCGAGCGGGCCCTGTCAGGCTTCATCGACGTGGTGAGAAAGGCTAGGCACTACGACGACGACGGTGCACGGAAAGCTTGTCTCGCCGTTTTCGCATTCCTTGGCGACGATCACGATCTCACGCGGGAGTACCGCGGGCGGCTCGCCAGCGCCTTATATGTCTGA
- a CDS encoding EAL and HDOD domain-containing protein, with translation MRNDFLIGRQQIFDRDLRVFAYELLFRDINGNTVEAFGPTAASNQVIVDSLLEYGLDQIVGTQLAFINLTRENLLSETALLLPKEKTVIEVLEDVHIDDALIKALQNLVTQGYKIALDDFDLDERWLPLIEFAHFIKLDIQKITVDAARSMIQRLKKLPIRFLAEKVETQEQYQEYRALGCEYFQGFFFSRPNILRGRRLETSQHAVLQLLAKINQPNISIPELTRTISTDVGLSYKLLRYINSAFYALPKKIDSLKYAITYLGIREIQRWASLISLASFPDQSSEIIKIALIRAKMCESLAATRRLPNSDQFFLVGLMSTIDQLLEIPLDEAVSSLPLAGEVKEALVFHTGLAGEALDCAINYERWQLDAVHFEHLDLGQVGRIHLDSVGWANKIFEVLER, from the coding sequence ATGAGAAACGATTTTCTCATCGGACGACAACAAATTTTCGACCGCGATTTGCGCGTTTTTGCTTATGAATTACTGTTCCGCGACATAAACGGCAACACGGTGGAAGCATTCGGGCCGACGGCCGCCAGCAACCAAGTCATTGTAGATAGCCTGCTCGAATATGGTTTGGATCAGATTGTCGGGACGCAACTCGCTTTCATCAATTTGACTCGGGAAAACCTACTCTCCGAGACCGCCTTGCTGCTGCCGAAAGAAAAGACAGTCATCGAGGTGTTGGAAGACGTCCATATCGATGATGCTTTGATTAAGGCCCTGCAAAATTTGGTTACGCAAGGTTACAAGATTGCGCTCGACGATTTCGATTTAGACGAACGTTGGCTCCCTCTGATCGAATTCGCGCATTTCATCAAGCTCGACATTCAAAAAATCACGGTGGACGCTGCCAGATCGATGATACAGCGGCTAAAGAAGCTGCCGATTCGATTTCTGGCAGAAAAGGTGGAAACACAGGAGCAATATCAGGAATATCGCGCACTCGGCTGCGAGTATTTTCAAGGATTTTTTTTCAGCCGGCCCAACATCCTGCGGGGAAGACGGCTGGAAACGAGCCAACATGCGGTCTTGCAGCTTCTGGCCAAGATCAATCAGCCGAATATCTCTATCCCGGAACTGACGCGCACGATTTCCACAGACGTGGGACTCAGCTACAAGCTTCTCCGCTACATCAACTCAGCATTTTATGCGCTACCGAAAAAGATCGACTCTCTGAAATATGCGATTACTTACCTCGGTATCCGCGAAATCCAGCGTTGGGCATCTCTGATCAGCCTGGCGAGCTTTCCCGATCAATCAAGCGAAATCATCAAGATCGCACTGATTCGAGCGAAAATGTGCGAATCGCTCGCGGCTACCCGGAGGTTGCCGAACAGCGACCAGTTCTTCCTTGTTGGTCTCATGTCAACTATCGATCAATTGCTCGAGATCCCTTTGGACGAAGCGGTTTCGAGCCTGCCTTTAGCAGGCGAGGTCAAAGAAGCGCTGGTGTTTCACACAGGGCTCGCGGGAGAGGCCCTCGACTGCGCGATCAACTATGAACGCTGGCAACTGGACGCGGTGCATTTCGAACATCTCGACTTGGGTCAAGTCGGCCGGATTCATCTGGACAGCGTCGGCTGGGCAAACAAGATTTTCGAAGTGCTGGAAAGATAG
- the cysE gene encoding serine O-acetyltransferase, translated as MWQRLKEEFSCIFERDPAAQSYFEIFTTYPGVHAILAHRFSHRLWNLGFKWPARFISTLARWWTGIEIHPAARIGRRFFIDHGMGVVIGETAVIGDDCTLYHGVTLGGTSWKKGKRHPTLGNGVVVGAGAKILGPITVADGARIGSNSVVLKNVPPGATVVGIPGHVVSADRQAHEARRQAIASKLRFDAYGLTPDMPDPVAHAINHMLDHIQALDEQIEALKRALKQQGINVSEEPLPELEHCELKTGEEK; from the coding sequence ATGTGGCAACGATTAAAAGAAGAATTCAGCTGCATTTTCGAGCGCGATCCGGCAGCGCAATCCTATTTCGAAATTTTTACGACCTATCCGGGTGTGCACGCGATTTTGGCGCACCGATTTAGCCATCGTTTGTGGAACTTGGGGTTCAAGTGGCCGGCGCGGTTTATTTCAACCCTGGCCCGTTGGTGGACGGGCATCGAAATCCATCCTGCCGCACGAATCGGGAGGCGTTTCTTTATCGACCACGGCATGGGGGTCGTCATCGGCGAAACGGCGGTGATCGGTGATGATTGCACGCTGTACCACGGCGTGACATTAGGGGGAACATCCTGGAAAAAGGGAAAACGTCATCCGACGCTGGGAAATGGGGTCGTGGTCGGCGCCGGAGCCAAGATACTGGGTCCCATTACGGTAGCCGACGGCGCCCGTATCGGCTCCAATTCTGTCGTACTGAAGAATGTCCCGCCCGGCGCTACGGTCGTCGGAATTCCAGGCCATGTGGTGAGCGCCGATCGCCAGGCTCACGAAGCGCGGCGGCAGGCTATCGCCAGCAAACTGCGTTTCGACGCCTACGGTTTGACGCCCGACATGCCCGATCCGGTGGCTCACGCTATCAACCATATGCTCGATCACATACAGGCGCTGGACGAGCAAATCGAAGCGTTAAAGCGAGCGCTGAAACAGCAAGGAATCAACGTCTCGGAAGAACCATTACCCGAATTGGAGCATTGCGAGTTGAAAACAGGTGAGGAAAAGTAA
- a CDS encoding RNA methyltransferase, with translation MNCLSHVRIVLVGTTHPGNIGATARAMKNMGLRDLALVSPKVFPSGEATARASGADDILAGARLCHHLQEAIGDCALVVGASARLRTISWPQLDPRECAQLVSASNAKTAILFGREHSGLTNEELERCHYLLHIPCNPEFSSLNVAAAVQIVAYELFLAAREQASADFAAPALATAEEMESFYGHLERTLHDLRFLHERKAGPSVMRRLRRIFNRSKLEKKEIHLLRGILTAVQMRIRPQT, from the coding sequence ATGAACTGCTTGTCCCATGTCAGGATCGTGCTCGTCGGAACCACGCATCCCGGCAACATTGGCGCGACGGCACGCGCCATGAAAAACATGGGACTGCGCGATCTGGCCTTGGTCTCGCCCAAAGTTTTTCCCAGCGGAGAAGCTACCGCCCGGGCGTCCGGGGCCGATGACATACTGGCCGGCGCGCGGCTTTGCCATCACCTACAGGAAGCCATAGGCGATTGCGCCTTGGTGGTCGGAGCCAGTGCACGGCTACGCACGATTTCTTGGCCTCAGCTCGATCCGCGGGAATGCGCGCAACTGGTCAGCGCGAGCAACGCAAAGACAGCCATTTTGTTCGGACGGGAACATTCTGGGCTCACCAACGAGGAATTGGAACGATGTCATTATTTGCTCCACATTCCCTGCAATCCCGAGTTCAGCTCGCTGAATGTCGCGGCTGCCGTTCAGATCGTAGCCTACGAGCTGTTTTTGGCCGCTCGGGAACAAGCATCTGCCGACTTTGCCGCTCCGGCGTTGGCGACAGCCGAAGAAATGGAGTCTTTTTACGGACACCTGGAGCGCACTTTGCACGACCTTCGGTTTCTCCACGAGAGGAAAGCGGGGCCTTCGGTCATGCGCAGGCTCAGGCGCATCTTTAACCGTTCTAAGCTGGAGAAAAAGGAAATCCATCTTTTACGCGGCATATTGACGGCCGTTCAAATGCGAATACGACCTCAGACCTGA
- a CDS encoding inositol monophosphatase family protein, with amino-acid sequence MDPMLTIAVRAARAAGDIIVRSMDRVNLLTITPKGRNDFVSEVDRQAEREIIHTLQKAYPTHAFLGEESGRQGAAKTDFVWIIDPLDGTTNFLHGFPQFCVSIALLHRGRIEKGVIYDPLRQELFTAARGAGASLNNRRIRVSKQNGLKGALLGTGFPFKDQRHVDAYLGMLRDLMKDTAGIRRAGSAALDLAYVAAGRLDGFWEIGLKKWDMAAGVLLIQEAGGIVTDLAGTGKYFESGNVLTANPKLHQIMQGVIQPHLTDALRATVDPTDDPSE; translated from the coding sequence ATGGATCCCATGCTCACTATCGCGGTTCGCGCGGCTCGGGCGGCGGGCGATATTATTGTCCGTTCGATGGACCGGGTGAACCTACTTACGATCACGCCGAAGGGACGAAACGACTTTGTCAGCGAAGTAGACCGCCAGGCGGAACGTGAAATCATTCACACTCTGCAGAAAGCGTACCCCACCCACGCTTTTCTCGGCGAAGAAAGCGGTCGTCAAGGGGCGGCAAAGACCGATTTCGTCTGGATCATTGACCCCCTGGATGGGACCACTAATTTTCTCCACGGCTTTCCTCAGTTTTGTGTGTCCATTGCTCTGCTCCATCGCGGGCGCATCGAAAAGGGAGTGATCTACGACCCGCTTCGGCAGGAACTGTTCACAGCCGCGCGCGGCGCGGGTGCATCACTCAACAACCGGCGCATCCGGGTGAGCAAGCAGAACGGGTTGAAAGGAGCGCTACTCGGCACCGGTTTCCCGTTCAAAGATCAGCGTCATGTCGATGCCTATCTCGGTATGCTGCGAGATCTCATGAAGGATACAGCGGGCATTCGGCGCGCCGGATCTGCCGCGTTGGACCTGGCTTATGTGGCAGCGGGACGTCTGGACGGGTTTTGGGAAATTGGCCTCAAAAAGTGGGACATGGCCGCGGGTGTCCTGCTGATTCAGGAAGCGGGCGGCATCGTGACCGATTTGGCTGGAACGGGCAAATATTTCGAGTCCGGCAATGTGCTAACGGCCAATCCCAAGCTCCATCAAATCATGCAGGGCGTTATTCAGCCTCATTTGACCGATGCGCTGCGCGCCACAGTCGACCCAACCGACGACCCGTCGGAATGA